The window ATATCTTCTTCTCGCCGGCGTCGCGCTGCCGTTGCTTGCGGCCTCTGCGCCGAGCATCGCCGCGTCCGGTCCGGCCCTCTCCGACGACCGACCGATCGTCCTCGCGCAGAGCGACGAGGACCGTGGTCGCGGCGGAGACCGCCCCGAACGCGCCCAGCGCCCCGAGCGCGCCGAAAAGCCTGAGCGGGCCGAGCGGCCCGAACGCGCCGAAAGGCCTGAGCGCGCGGAACGGCCTGAGCGAGCCGAGCGTCCGGAGCGCGCTGAAAAGCCTGAACGCGCCGACCGGGCGGAGCGGGCGGAGCGGGCGGAGCGGGCGGAAAAGCCCGAGCGCGCCGAGAAGCCGGACCGCAACGACGCAGCCGACGAGCGCCGCCAGCAGCGCGCGCAGGAGCAGCAGGAACGGCGCGAGCAGCGCGTGCAGGAGAAGCGCGAGGCCGCCCCTGAGCGCCGCGAGGCCGCCCCTGAGAAGCGCGACGACGCCCGCGAGGATCGCCAGAAGGCTATCCGCGAGCAGCGCCAGGACGCTCAGCAGGACGACAAGCGGAAGGACGCGCAGGAGAAGCGCGAAACCGTTCAGGACAAGCGCGAGCAGGATCGCAAGGACGCCGTCAAGGACAAGAGCGACACCGCTCAGGACAGCCGCGACGAGCGCCTGAAGGAGCTTCGCGAAAAGCGTCAGGAAGACCGCAAGGACGCTGTCGAGGATCGGCGCGACGATCGCAAGGACGCCGCCAAGGACAAGAAGGACACCGCCGACGATCGGCGTGAGGATCGTCTGAAGGAGCTTCGCGAGAAGCGCCAGGACGACCGCAAGGACGCCGCCGAGGACCGCCGGGACGATCGCAGGGACGCCGCCCGTGATCGGCGCGACGATCGCCGCGAAGAGGGCCGCACCTCGGATCAGAAGCAGCGCATCGAGCGTCTCCAGGAGCGCATCCGCGACGAGCGTCGCGACGCGAGCCGCGACAGGGATCGGCAGAACGACCGCATCGACCGCCTGCGCGATCAGCGTAAGGAGCGGCGCGACGGCGATCGGGTGGTGATCACCGAAGGCGACCGCACCATCATCCGCGAGGGCGGCCGAACGATCATTCGTCGTGACGAAGGTGCGCGCTTCCGCATCGGCGCCCGTGATTGGCGCGAGGAGCGTCGGGGCGACGAACGCGTGCGCATCTCCGTGCGTCCGGACGGATCCGAGGTCTACACCTATGTGGACGACGACGGCCGCCTGCTCCGCCGCACCCGTCGCTACCGCGGCGAAGAGTACGTCCTGATCGACAATCGCCCGCGCGGCGGCGGCGCGATCGGCGCGTTCATCGACCTTGGCTTGCCGCCGCCCCGGATCTCGATCCCGCGCGAGGAGTACGTCGTCGACGCCGACACCGCCTCGTACGACGACATCGAGACGGCCTTCGCGGCGCCGCCGGTGGAGCGCGTCGAGCGTCGCTACACGCTGGACGAGATCCGCACCAATCCGCCGCTGCGCGATCGGGTGCGTTCGGTCGATCTCGATTCGGTGACCTTCGACACGGGCTCGTGGGAGGTTCGGGACGACCAGATCACGAAGCTCGAGAACGTCGGCCTCGCGATGGAGGACGCGGTCAAGAAGGATCCGAAGACGATCTTCCTGATCGAAGG is drawn from Methylopila sp. 73B and contains these coding sequences:
- a CDS encoding OmpA family protein, giving the protein MKTTRYLLLAGVALPLLAASAPSIAASGPALSDDRPIVLAQSDEDRGRGGDRPERAQRPERAEKPERAERPERAERPERAERPERAERPERAEKPERADRAERAERAERAEKPERAEKPDRNDAADERRQQRAQEQQERREQRVQEKREAAPERREAAPEKRDDAREDRQKAIREQRQDAQQDDKRKDAQEKRETVQDKREQDRKDAVKDKSDTAQDSRDERLKELREKRQEDRKDAVEDRRDDRKDAAKDKKDTADDRREDRLKELREKRQDDRKDAAEDRRDDRRDAARDRRDDRREEGRTSDQKQRIERLQERIRDERRDASRDRDRQNDRIDRLRDQRKERRDGDRVVITEGDRTIIREGGRTIIRRDEGARFRIGARDWREERRGDERVRISVRPDGSEVYTYVDDDGRLLRRTRRYRGEEYVLIDNRPRGGGAIGAFIDLGLPPPRISIPREEYVVDADTASYDDIETAFAAPPVERVERRYTLDEIRTNPPLRDRVRSVDLDSVTFDTGSWEVRDDQITKLENVGLAMEDAVKKDPKTIFLIEGHTDAVGSDDDNLSLSDRRAEAVAEVLTKYFDVPAENLTTQGYGEQYLKVKTDGPEERNRRVTVRNITPLLQTSQAN